A single genomic interval of Acidovorax sp. 1608163 harbors:
- the fabB gene encoding beta-ketoacyl-ACP synthase I: MTKKRVVITGAGIVSCIGNDLATVEASLRAGKSGIKAVEKFKELGLRSQVGGAPEIDIEARIDRKQLRFMGDAAAYAQIALEDAIQQAGLTPEQVSHPRTGLIMGSGGGSPANQIEAADTLREKGIRRVGPYQVTRCMSSTVSACLATNFKVKGINYSITSACSTSAHCIGAAAQQIAWGVQDVMFAGGGEELSWGMSLLFDGMGAMSSKYNETPEQASRAYDANRDGFVIAGGGGAVVLESLEHALARGANILAEVVGFGATSDGEDMVAPSGDGAIACMQQAMEGLNAPIDYINTHGTSTPVGDMQEVRAMRALFGDKVPPFSSTKSLTGHSLGATGVQEAIYCVIMLNQGFIAGSANVETPDPALGDMPLVTQTRDAQLTTVLSNSFGFGGTNASLVLRRWGD; this comes from the coding sequence ATGACCAAAAAGCGCGTAGTCATCACCGGCGCGGGCATCGTCTCGTGCATTGGTAACGACCTGGCCACGGTAGAAGCTTCGCTGCGTGCGGGCAAGAGCGGCATCAAGGCCGTGGAAAAGTTCAAGGAACTGGGCCTGCGCAGCCAGGTGGGCGGCGCGCCGGAGATCGACATCGAAGCGCGCATTGACCGCAAGCAACTGCGCTTCATGGGCGATGCGGCGGCCTACGCTCAGATCGCCCTGGAAGACGCGATCCAACAAGCGGGCCTGACGCCCGAGCAGGTCAGCCACCCTCGCACCGGCCTCATCATGGGCTCGGGCGGCGGCTCGCCTGCCAACCAGATCGAAGCGGCCGACACGCTGCGCGAAAAAGGCATCCGCCGCGTGGGGCCGTACCAGGTCACGCGCTGCATGAGCTCCACCGTGTCCGCCTGCCTGGCCACCAACTTCAAGGTCAAGGGCATCAACTACTCCATCACCTCGGCGTGTTCCACATCGGCGCACTGCATCGGCGCTGCGGCGCAGCAGATCGCCTGGGGCGTGCAGGACGTGATGTTTGCCGGTGGTGGTGAAGAACTGTCCTGGGGCATGTCGCTGCTGTTTGACGGCATGGGCGCCATGTCCAGCAAGTACAACGAGACGCCCGAGCAAGCCTCGCGCGCCTACGACGCGAACCGCGATGGTTTTGTGATCGCAGGCGGCGGCGGCGCCGTGGTGCTGGAAAGCCTGGAGCACGCTCTGGCCCGCGGCGCCAACATCCTGGCCGAAGTGGTGGGCTTTGGTGCCACCAGCGACGGCGAAGACATGGTGGCCCCCTCGGGCGACGGTGCCATTGCCTGCATGCAGCAAGCCATGGAAGGGCTGAACGCCCCCATCGACTACATCAACACCCACGGTACCTCCACCCCGGTGGGTGACATGCAGGAAGTGCGCGCCATGCGTGCCCTGTTTGGCGACAAGGTGCCCCCGTTCTCGTCCACCAAGTCGCTCACCGGCCACTCGCTGGGCGCCACGGGCGTGCAAGAGGCGATTTACTGCGTGATCATGCTGAACCAGGGTTTCATCGCCGGTTCGGCCAATGTGGAAACGCCCGACCCCGCCCTGGGCGACATGCCCCTGGTGACGCAAACGCGCGATGCGCAGCTGACCACTGTGCTGTCCAACAGCTTCGGCTTTGGCGGCACCAACGCCAGCCTGGTGCTGCGCCGCTGGGGAGATTGA
- the fabA gene encoding 3-hydroxyacyl-[acyl-carrier-protein] dehydratase FabA — MADSFSYEQLIASGEGRLFGADSGRLPLPPMLMFDRITHIDSDGGAHGLGKIRAELDVKPDLWFFACHFQGDPVMPGCLGLDAMWQLIGFYLTWLQLPGRGRALGAGEVKFTGEVGPDVKLVTYEIDIKRVIKRKLVMAIGDARLLADGKEIYVANDLRVGLFKREEEGKDAA; from the coding sequence ATGGCAGATTCCTTTTCCTACGAACAACTGATCGCCTCGGGCGAGGGCCGGCTGTTCGGCGCTGACAGCGGGCGCCTGCCGCTGCCACCCATGCTGATGTTTGATCGCATCACGCACATCGACAGCGATGGGGGCGCGCACGGTTTGGGAAAGATCCGCGCGGAACTGGACGTCAAGCCCGACCTGTGGTTTTTCGCCTGCCACTTTCAGGGTGACCCTGTCATGCCCGGCTGCCTGGGCCTGGATGCCATGTGGCAACTCATCGGTTTTTACCTGACCTGGCTGCAACTGCCCGGCCGTGGCCGCGCATTGGGTGCGGGCGAGGTCAAGTTCACCGGCGAAGTGGGCCCAGACGTGAAGCTGGTCACCTACGAAATCGACATCAAGCGCGTCATCAAGCGCAAGCTGGTCATGGCCATTGGCGATGCCCGTTTGCTGGCCGATGGCAAGGAAATTTATGTAGCCAACGACCTGCGTGTGGGCTTGTTCAAGCGCGAGGAAGAAGGCAAGGACGCAGCATGA
- the lnt gene encoding apolipoprotein N-acyltransferase codes for MARALMSRSRPAMVAATGLSALAGLAQAASLAWPGTGQPVWWLQWLSMLVLAGLLHHLRPSGRQGAWLGFSFALAWLCGTFWWLFISLHTYGGLAAPLAVAAVLALAAFLALYYAAALWSFCTLAPANKALAAMLFAALWLLAELVRGTWFTGFPWGAGGYAHVQGPLASLPRWVGVYGVGAVSAGLAMACVQCRGSDLRRWSTWVAVLAVVAVGGWAALQRHCAVELCYTPSRAPAPPLSLALLQGNIPQDEKFEEGSGVPLALQWYAQQLRSETATLVVAPETAIPLLPQQLIPGYLEGLQARYTEGAQAALVGIPLGNARAGYTNSVLGWRPSSTPGMPSGGAAEPVYTYSKHHLVPFGEFIPPLFKWFTAMLNIPLGDFNRGTVGQASFEWVGQRIAPNICYEDLFGEELAARFADPAQAPTVMVNFSNIGWFGNTLAIDQHLQISRMRTLELERPMVRATNTGATAIIDHRGVVTHQLERHTRGVLRAEVQGRGQGVSADGGVTPFAWWASRWGLWPLWCAGLLVVCVAWVARRRGPAPGAYSRHLPFGME; via the coding sequence ATGGCCCGGGCGTTGATGTCGCGCAGCCGCCCTGCGATGGTGGCTGCCACGGGGCTGTCTGCCTTGGCCGGTCTGGCCCAGGCAGCATCGCTCGCCTGGCCCGGCACGGGCCAGCCTGTGTGGTGGCTGCAGTGGCTGTCGATGCTGGTGTTGGCAGGGTTGCTGCACCACCTGCGCCCCAGCGGGCGGCAGGGGGCCTGGCTGGGTTTTTCGTTTGCCCTGGCCTGGTTGTGCGGCACCTTCTGGTGGCTGTTCATTTCCTTGCACACCTATGGCGGGCTGGCTGCGCCGCTGGCCGTGGCCGCTGTGCTGGCCTTGGCGGCGTTCCTGGCGCTGTACTATGCGGCGGCTTTATGGTCTTTTTGCACGCTAGCGCCCGCCAATAAAGCGCTGGCAGCTATGCTTTTTGCAGCGCTTTGGCTGCTGGCGGAGCTGGTGCGTGGCACCTGGTTCACGGGCTTTCCGTGGGGCGCAGGGGGCTATGCCCATGTGCAGGGGCCGCTGGCGTCGCTGCCCCGCTGGGTGGGGGTGTATGGGGTGGGGGCGGTGTCCGCAGGGCTGGCCATGGCGTGCGTGCAGTGCCGCGGGTCGGATCTGCGCCGTTGGTCCACCTGGGTGGCCGTCTTGGCTGTGGTGGCGGTTGGCGGCTGGGCGGCCTTGCAGCGCCACTGTGCGGTAGAGCTGTGCTACACCCCGTCGCGGGCCCCGGCCCCACCGCTGTCACTGGCCCTGCTGCAGGGCAATATCCCGCAAGATGAAAAATTTGAGGAAGGCAGCGGTGTGCCGCTGGCGCTGCAGTGGTACGCGCAGCAGTTGCGCAGCGAGACGGCCACGCTGGTCGTGGCCCCTGAGACGGCGATACCGCTGCTGCCGCAGCAGCTGATTCCGGGCTATCTGGAAGGGTTGCAGGCCCGGTACACCGAGGGCGCGCAGGCCGCTTTGGTGGGCATACCCCTGGGCAATGCCCGTGCGGGCTACACCAACTCGGTGCTGGGCTGGCGCCCGTCCAGCACGCCCGGCATGCCCAGTGGCGGCGCGGCCGAGCCCGTCTACACCTACAGCAAGCACCACCTGGTGCCCTTTGGTGAATTCATTCCGCCGCTGTTCAAGTGGTTCACGGCCATGCTCAACATACCCCTGGGGGATTTCAACCGGGGCACGGTGGGCCAGGCGTCATTCGAGTGGGTGGGGCAGCGCATTGCCCCCAACATTTGCTACGAAGACTTGTTTGGCGAAGAGCTGGCCGCGCGCTTTGCCGACCCAGCCCAGGCACCCACGGTGATGGTCAACTTCAGCAACATTGGCTGGTTTGGCAACACGCTGGCCATTGACCAGCACCTGCAGATCAGCCGCATGCGCACCCTGGAACTGGAGCGCCCCATGGTGCGCGCCACCAACACCGGCGCCACGGCCATCATTGACCACCGGGGCGTGGTCACCCACCAGCTGGAGCGTCACACCCGTGGGGTGCTGCGCGCCGAGGTACAGGGACGTGGGCAGGGCGTGTCGGCCGATGGCGGCGTCACCCCCTTTGCATGGTGGGCGTCGCGCTGGGGGCTGTGGCCCCTGTGGTGCGCGGGCCTGCTGGTGGTGTGTGTGGCGTGGGTGGCACGTCGGCGCGGCCCGGCGCCTGGGGCGTATTCCAGGCACCTGCCGTTTGGTATGGAGTGA
- a CDS encoding HlyC/CorC family transporter translates to MSDPHPGRLPEKEDKRTFLQKVAEFIHPGPDSAEELIETLAEAEDNQVIGADSRVMIERVIRMADMTASDVMVASPRMDMVDIDEPPDVLLRSVIDTAHSRFPVFQGGRENIIGILMAKDLLKLQRAPELNIRALLRPAVFVPESKGLNDLLREFRGNRNHLAIVIDEFGRVAGLVTIEDVLEQIVGEIEDEFDIAEDSGDIFGLADKTYRVSGDTPIERVSEAFGVHIQGSEPVDAFDTIGGLIAHEMGRVPKRGEHLQLCGLHFVVLHTKGGAVRWFKVSRVEAPGAAEH, encoded by the coding sequence GTGTCTGACCCGCACCCTGGGCGTTTGCCCGAAAAGGAAGACAAGCGCACTTTTCTGCAAAAGGTGGCCGAGTTCATACACCCCGGCCCCGACTCTGCAGAAGAACTCATCGAGACCCTGGCGGAGGCCGAGGACAACCAGGTCATCGGCGCCGACTCGCGTGTGATGATTGAGCGAGTGATTCGCATGGCCGACATGACCGCCAGCGATGTCATGGTGGCCTCACCCCGCATGGACATGGTCGATATCGATGAGCCGCCCGATGTGCTGCTGCGCTCGGTGATCGACACGGCCCACTCGCGCTTTCCGGTGTTCCAGGGTGGGCGGGAGAACATCATTGGCATCCTCATGGCCAAAGACCTGCTGAAGCTGCAGCGGGCGCCAGAACTCAATATCCGCGCCTTGCTGCGGCCCGCCGTGTTTGTGCCCGAGAGCAAGGGCCTGAACGACCTGCTGCGCGAGTTTCGCGGCAACCGCAACCACTTGGCCATCGTGATCGACGAGTTTGGTCGCGTGGCCGGGCTGGTCACCATTGAAGATGTGCTTGAACAGATTGTGGGCGAGATTGAGGATGAATTCGACATTGCCGAAGACTCGGGCGACATCTTTGGCCTGGCCGACAAGACCTACCGCGTCAGCGGCGACACCCCCATCGAGCGGGTGTCTGAAGCCTTTGGCGTTCACATCCAGGGCAGCGAGCCCGTGGACGCGTTTGACACCATTGGCGGCCTGATCGCCCACGAAATGGGCCGCGTGCCCAAGCGCGGCGAACACCTGCAGCTGTGCGGGCTGCATTTTGTGGTGCTGCACACCAAGGGCGGCGCGGTGCGCTGGTTCAAGGTGTCGCGGGTGGAAGCGCCTGGCGCTGCCGAACATTGA
- a CDS encoding GNAT family N-acetyltransferase has translation MIATKALLKASWHASTGMLRTRNSHSSKEAGMPSTPLMVPIRSLGPSYRERITAHLLKLEPADRYLRFGYAANDEQIRRYAEQLDFSRDEIFGIYNRRLELVAMAHLAFSEHPQHKHCAEFGVSVLKQARGRGFGARLFERAVMHARNEGVNMVFIHALSENTAMLKIARKAGATVQRDGSESEAYLHIQPASFDTRVAEMVEQQFAEVDYQFKKQAKQFWDFLSGVQEVRRGVQHARHQSAE, from the coding sequence ATGATCGCAACCAAAGCCCTGCTCAAGGCATCCTGGCACGCCAGCACCGGCATGCTGCGCACCCGAAACAGTCATTCTTCCAAGGAGGCAGGCATGCCTTCCACGCCCTTGATGGTTCCTATCCGCTCGCTGGGCCCTTCGTACCGCGAGCGCATTACCGCCCACTTGCTCAAGCTGGAGCCCGCAGACCGTTACCTGCGTTTTGGCTACGCCGCCAATGACGAGCAAATCCGCCGCTACGCCGAGCAACTCGACTTCAGCCGCGACGAAATTTTTGGCATCTACAACCGCCGCCTGGAGCTGGTGGCCATGGCCCACTTGGCTTTCTCCGAGCATCCCCAGCACAAGCACTGCGCAGAGTTCGGTGTTTCCGTACTCAAGCAGGCCCGTGGCCGGGGCTTTGGTGCCCGCCTGTTCGAGCGTGCCGTCATGCACGCCCGCAACGAAGGCGTGAACATGGTGTTCATCCACGCCCTGTCTGAAAACACGGCCATGCTCAAGATCGCCCGCAAAGCCGGTGCCACCGTGCAGCGCGATGGCTCTGAATCCGAGGCCTACCTGCACATCCAGCCTGCCAGCTTTGACACCCGCGTGGCCGAGATGGTGGAGCAGCAGTTTGCCGAGGTGGACTATCAGTTCAAAAAGCAAGCCAAGCAGTTCTGGGATTTTCTGTCCGGCGTGCAGGAAGTGCGCCGGGGTGTGCAGCACGCACGCCACCAGTCGGCTGAGTAA
- a CDS encoding ABC transporter ATP-binding protein — MIQIEGLHYGYGRAALYADFSAQIGQPGIYGVFGRNGSGKSTLLRLLCGLLTPWQGRVRVLGFQPRQRAAEFLASIYIVPEEFHLPNLTAAQLARTHGSFYPRFSHALFSDYLQVLEVPVDSRFEAMSLGQKKKAAIAFALATQTPLLLMDEPTNGLDIVGRGQFRELMRRPEQAQRVVMISTHQAHDLESILSHIWFIDQGRLALAARMDELAERLTMGVAATAQALPTDGLLYQEALGAQVAYVARRVAGVPEEGALQLELLYKALSLNRDAMLQALATADGAPTAEGALA, encoded by the coding sequence ATGATCCAGATAGAAGGCCTGCACTACGGCTATGGCCGGGCAGCGCTGTATGCCGATTTTTCAGCCCAGATTGGGCAGCCGGGTATTTATGGTGTGTTTGGCCGCAACGGCAGCGGCAAGTCCACCTTGTTGCGGCTGCTGTGTGGCTTGCTCACGCCCTGGCAGGGGCGTGTACGGGTGCTGGGTTTTCAGCCCCGGCAACGCGCGGCGGAGTTTCTGGCCTCGATCTACATCGTGCCCGAGGAGTTTCATCTGCCCAACCTGACTGCCGCCCAGCTGGCGCGCACCCACGGCAGCTTTTACCCCCGGTTTTCGCACGCTCTGTTCAGCGATTATTTGCAGGTGCTGGAGGTGCCGGTGGACAGCCGGTTTGAGGCCATGAGCCTGGGCCAGAAGAAGAAGGCCGCCATTGCCTTTGCCTTGGCCACCCAGACCCCGTTGCTGTTGATGGACGAACCGACCAACGGTCTGGACATCGTGGGCCGGGGGCAGTTTCGTGAGTTGATGCGGCGGCCTGAGCAGGCACAGCGCGTGGTCATGATCAGCACCCACCAGGCGCACGACCTCGAGAGCATCCTGAGCCATATCTGGTTCATCGACCAGGGGCGGCTGGCCCTGGCCGCCCGCATGGACGAATTGGCTGAGCGCCTGACCATGGGGGTGGCGGCCACTGCGCAGGCCTTGCCGACGGACGGCCTTTTGTACCAGGAGGCCTTGGGCGCACAGGTGGCCTATGTGGCCCGGCGCGTGGCTGGGGTGCCAGAGGAAGGTGCCTTGCAACTGGAGCTTTTGTACAAAGCCTTGAGTTTGAACCGGGATGCCATGCTGCAAGCCCTGGCCACGGCGGACGGTGCACCCACCGCAGAAGGAGCCCTCGCATGA
- a CDS encoding Lrp/AsnC family transcriptional regulator encodes MTAAHTLDRLDSAVLRILQINGRATYDDIGAQIGLSPSAVLRRVKRLEEAGVIDRYVALVKPEAVGLGLIAYLNVRLEKHTESHKRNPMDLFRASVQTWPEVVECSSLTGEMDYLLRVVVQDMAHYSRFIMDTLLKHPSVQDCKTSFVLDSVKATTAVPV; translated from the coding sequence ATGACTGCTGCACACACGCTGGATCGCTTGGACAGTGCTGTCCTTCGCATCCTTCAAATCAATGGGCGCGCCACTTACGACGACATTGGCGCCCAGATTGGCCTCTCTCCCAGCGCGGTGCTGCGCCGCGTCAAGCGGCTGGAAGAGGCTGGGGTGATTGACCGCTACGTAGCCCTGGTCAAGCCCGAGGCGGTGGGGCTGGGGCTGATCGCCTACCTGAATGTGCGCCTGGAAAAGCACACCGAGAGCCACAAGCGCAACCCCATGGACCTGTTTCGCGCCAGCGTGCAGACCTGGCCCGAGGTGGTGGAGTGCTCTTCGCTGACCGGGGAGATGGACTATTTGCTGCGGGTGGTGGTGCAGGACATGGCGCACTACAGCCGCTTCATCATGGACACCCTGCTCAAGCACCCCAGCGTACAAGACTGCAAGACCAGTTTTGTGCTGGACAGCGTGAAGGCCACGACCGCTGTGCCTGTCTAG
- the hppD gene encoding 4-hydroxyphenylpyruvate dioxygenase, whose product MNAALPQQAAQATAAWENPMGTDGFEFIEFAAPDPQAMGKVFEGMGFKPVARHRHKAVTLYRQGEINFIINAEPDSFAQRFARLHGPSVCAIAFRVHDAKAAYERALGLGAWGYAGTAGPGELNIPAIKGVGDSLIYLVDRWRGKNGAKPGDIGNIGFFDVDFEPLPGVSADEALNPKGHGLTYIDHLTHNVHRGRMTEWADFYERVFNFREIKYFDIEGQVTGVKSKAMTSPCGKIRIPINEEGKEKAGQIQEYLDMYKGEGIQHIAMGSDDLYGTVDALRTSGVRLLDTIDTYYELVDKRIPGHGEPLQALKDRKILVDGVAGKLLLQIFSENQLGPIFFEFIQRKGDDGFGNGNFKALFESIELDQMRRGVLTK is encoded by the coding sequence ATGAACGCAGCATTGCCCCAACAGGCCGCCCAGGCCACCGCCGCCTGGGAGAACCCCATGGGCACCGACGGCTTTGAATTCATCGAATTCGCCGCCCCCGATCCCCAAGCCATGGGCAAGGTGTTTGAGGGCATGGGCTTCAAGCCCGTGGCCCGGCACCGCCACAAGGCGGTCACCCTGTACCGCCAGGGCGAGATCAACTTCATCATCAATGCCGAGCCCGACAGCTTTGCCCAGCGCTTTGCGCGCCTGCATGGCCCCAGCGTCTGCGCCATTGCGTTCCGCGTGCACGATGCCAAAGCCGCCTACGAACGCGCACTGGGCCTGGGGGCCTGGGGCTACGCTGGCACCGCAGGTCCGGGCGAGCTAAACATCCCCGCCATCAAAGGCGTAGGTGACAGCCTGATCTATCTGGTGGACCGCTGGCGCGGCAAGAACGGCGCCAAGCCGGGCGACATTGGCAACATCGGCTTTTTTGACGTGGACTTCGAGCCCCTGCCTGGCGTCTCGGCCGACGAGGCACTGAACCCCAAGGGCCACGGCCTGACCTACATCGACCACCTCACGCACAACGTGCACCGGGGCCGCATGACCGAGTGGGCCGACTTTTACGAGCGCGTGTTCAACTTCCGCGAGATCAAATACTTCGACATCGAAGGCCAGGTCACCGGCGTCAAGAGCAAGGCCATGACCAGCCCGTGCGGCAAGATCCGCATCCCGATCAATGAGGAAGGCAAGGAAAAGGCCGGCCAGATCCAGGAATACCTGGACATGTACAAGGGCGAAGGCATCCAGCACATCGCCATGGGATCGGACGACCTGTATGGCACCGTGGACGCCCTGCGCACCAGCGGCGTGCGCCTGCTCGACACCATCGACACGTACTACGAGCTGGTGGACAAGCGCATCCCCGGCCACGGCGAGCCGCTGCAGGCCCTCAAGGACCGCAAGATCCTGGTGGATGGCGTGGCCGGCAAATTGCTGCTGCAAATCTTCAGTGAGAACCAGTTGGGCCCGATCTTCTTCGAGTTCATCCAGCGCAAGGGGGACGACGGTTTTGGCAACGGCAATTTCAAGGCGCTGTTCGAGTCCATCGAGCTGGACCAAATGCGCAGGGGTGTGCTGACCAAATAG